In the genome of Pyrobaculum islandicum DSM 4184, the window CCCCCTACTTCAGCACCGCCGAGCTTTTGTGCAAGATCTCTTGCCTTTCCTAAAAGCTCCAATCCTACGTCCTTAAGCCTATCCCCCTCTCTCTCAAGGTAAACCCAAACGCCCTTATATTCCTCCTTCTTTATTGGAGGCCAAAGTGAGCAAGGCATAGCTACAACACTCCCTCTTGTTTTAATATTTCAATTATTTTCTTCACTACCTCACGTGGCTCTCCCTGTATGACCACTTTCTTCCTAGGTGGATACGTTGCAGGCGCCATGCCAGCCACCATAGTTGGGCTACCGCGGAGACCTACGCAATCTTGCTCAAGATTAAGTTCTTTATTGCTTACTATCTGGATGCGCTCCCTTGCATTAAGCTTACGACTTAGTTTTATCTCTCTAGGTACTTGGGAGCCTTTTAATATGGATATTACCGCGGGCATCTCAACTTCATATACTTCATCTACACCCTCATCTTCTAAAAAGCGTCTGACAATCAATGTCCTTCCCTTTACCTCTGCGTCATATACGTAATAGACATATGGCACCCCTAACCAGCTAGCTGTCTGAGCTCCTATATGTGCCGTAGTACTGTCTATCGTCTCTTCGCCAGCTACAACTAAGTCGTAATCAGGTATGTATTTTTCAATGGTTTTTGCTAATACATATGCAGTGGCCCAGGTGTCAGCTCCTGCAAAAACTCTATCCGACGCCAGTATTGCCCTATCTACTCCCATACCTATTAAGCTCTCTAGAGCGGGGATCCCACTGGGCGGAGCCATAGATAGTGCTATGACCTCGCCTCCATATCTATCTCTCAGTTTTAATGCAAACTCTACCGCATCTCTATCCCATACGTTTACCGTGAGAGGAACCCCCTCTCTTACAAGCGTGCCGGTTTTAGGATCTATCTTTATGGCTGAAGAAAGTGGGACAGCTGCTTTTGTGAGTACTACAATTTTCATAGCCTCACGTAAATCTGTACCATATTCCCATTCCTGAACGTGGATAGTTCCACTCTATGTTATTGTATGGGCAAACAACACGACATGTTCCACACTCTACACAAGCCTCTGTGCTTAAGACTACATAGTCGCCTTGTTGAACATAACATTTCGCTGGACACATGTAGGTGCAAGGCTTTTTTTCACATTTTCTACACTGTTCAAGATCCTTGATCTTTATATGTGGCCTATGTATGTCTACGTCCCAGGCGTTTGCGTTTAGCCTCTCCTCTATTGTAAAGTACTTTAGACTCATAGACTTTTCGCCATTCTTAGCATATTTATCATTAATTTTACTAGGTTTACCTTAGTCTTTTTCGACGCATCGCGTAGTGCCTCAAATAGTGTCCTATGGTTTTCGTCTACGTTGAAATACTTATGTGCCGTCTCTGTCGACAACAGTGTTAAATCTCTAAAAAGGGTTTCGTCGCTTAACAATCTGTCAGCCTTCCTATATTTCTCAAGCTGCGGCAGTATGAAGCTATTCCTTAGCTTCTTCTCATATATTGATAAATCCTCTGCAGAAGGACTACGTGCCTCCCGTATAGCCTCTGCCGCGAGAACGCCAGAGGCTATGGCAAAGTCCACCCCTCTGATTAATACCCCTGTGTGTAGCAAGAACCCGGCGGCATCTCCCACTATCAATAACCCATCATAATAGAGACGTGGAGGAGGCATGTTGATACCCGCCACTGGTGTCATGTGTCCTCCATACTCCTGAAGAGTAGCGCCTTTAACTAAAGGCGCTATATACGGATGTAATCTAAGCCTCTCAGCTAAGTCGTACACTGGCGTTTTTAACTTTGACCAATTTCTTAGATAAACAACGACACCAAGTGCAAGAGAGTCCTTATATGTGTATATAAACCCGCCGCCAGGCAGGTATTCGGTGGGATAGCCAGCGATAGCCCACGCAAGCCCCTCATCTTCGCCTAAGCCAAGCCTTTCTTCAAGAGTTTTCTTGTTTTCAAATTTTAACACCTCCTTAACGCCGACTGCCACGACCTCTGGCTCTAGCTTTCTAACTATCCCAGCCCTCTCAAGAAGAAGCCTATTAACGCCCTCTGCGTCTATAACATAGTCTGCGTGTAGCGTATCAGAACCAGATTGAACCCCTATAAATCTGCCTTTGTCATCTTTTACAAGTCTGTCTACTGTAATCTCTGTTACTATTTTTGCTCCAGCATTTTGCGCTAATTTAGCCATCCAGGAGACGAAAGAAACAAGCGGCACAATAAAGCTTGTCTTTTCTTTTTCTACGATTGAAAACTCGAGCGTTAGTGCTTTATCATCTGTGAGAAATGTAACACGCTCTTTTCTAACCCACCTATCAACTGGCGCATCTTTACGAAATTCCGGTAGATATTTATCGAGCCAATAGGCGTATATACGGCCGCCGTAGAGCTCCTTAGCTCCCGGCTCTCTGCCCCTTTCTAATACTACTACTTTAAAACCGGCAGATGCCAATTTATAAGCCGCGGCTAATCCTGCGGGACCAGCCCCCACTATGGCTACGTCGAATTTCATGACGTGCAACTTTTACCCAATAAATATATATGTGGTTCGTCTCTGCGCGAATTTTTATTCCTAACATAAGATGAACGTTTTAAAACGGATAATGACGTAACTCTATGCGTATAGTTATAAAATACTTTTCTGTATTAAGAGATATAACGGGGAAGATACGTGAAGAGCTAGATCTAAAAAACGGTACGTCAATGTCGCAATTGATCGAATGGTTTTTTAAGACATATCCCAAGGCAGAGGTTTTTAGAGAAGAGCTTTTGATACTAGTCAACGGCCGTACTGTTGACAATAACTATATACTAAAGGATGGTGATGAAGTTGCATTTATGCCTCCGGTAAGCGGCGGCGGAAAAATCATACAGGGCTCTCTGGATTTAAACCGTGAAGTGGCGGACATCATAGGAAAAACTGCACTGCAAGGCGGTGGCGGCGTGGTGATTTTTGTAGGCTATGTCAAAGGTAAGGTAAACGGCGCTTGGGTAAACACACTAGAGTATGAGGCATATGAACCATATGCATCGTTTAAGATAGATGAGATAGAAAAATGGGCTAGAGAGCAAGAGGGTGTTCTTGATGTAAGAATCTACCACGTGGTTGGTTCGCTTAAGCCAGGGGATACCACTATATATGTTTTTGTTTCTGCTATAAACCGCGATATAGCTTTTAAAGTCGCCCGAGAAGCGCTAGAGAGAGTAAAGCATGAAGTGCCAATATTTAAACTCGAACGTAGAGACGACGGCGAATTTTGGGTTCTGGGTGATGGTAAAAGAGTGCCTAGAAGTCCTCAATCTTGAAGGGAGACTCTTCCACATCGACAAAACCTTCTATCTCTGACACATATTGGTTTTGTTTCACTTTAATTACTATGTTTATGGCGTAGCCGCTTTTAGTCACTACAGTGGTTTTTCCGTGGTCAAATTCTATGTCAATAACTTGCTCGCCGACCTCTTCTAGTTGTCTAGCAACACGGCTTAAGAGACTCCATAGGAAAGAGAGAGCAATATGGATACCTCCGGCTCTTACCTCTACGGGTCTTATTAACGCTTCTGAGAAAAAATTCCCTATCTCTCTGCCTATGTCAGAACTTGTAGATTCTATCAACATGTATACACGTAGCTTATTTAGACTCCTCACTTTTTCCTCAAGTACGTTCACCACTTAGATGTGCAGCATCTGTATTTAAAATAGAGCTGTCAATAAAACAATGCCCTCTTTAGAGCGCCAAGCAAAGCTATATACAGGACGTTGAGTATTTAAACAAGTTGGTAATAAGTGTCGTGGGCGAGTCACATCTTTACTATGAAACTACACCCACAGGAATTGAGGGGCTTGATGTTACAATAGGGGGCGGATTTATTAGGGGCAGAACGTATTTGATCTCTGGCGAAACAGGGACGGCCAAAACTTTAACCGCACTCACGTTTCTCATACAAGGTGCGTTAAAATATGGGGAACCTGGCATATATATATCCGTAGATGAGACATACGAGCAATTTGTAGAAGGCGCTAGGAGATTCGGATGGGATATTGAAGAACTAAGAGCTAAAGGACTTATCGAGGTTTTAGTGCCGGAGATGGATATTGTAGAGCGTATTAGAGAGAAAGATCCGACCGCGATTGCCAAGTCGCTAGTTGCATCTATTCGTGAATACGTCGTTGCACTAAACGCCCAGAGACTGGTTATTGACCCTATTGCGCCGCTTGTCTCGCTTGACAAAGATGTACAAGTACTTAGGGAATATATCAGGGTATTAGTTATGAGCATAGAGAGAGAGATAGGGACAACCAATATCATTACTACCGAAATACCCTCTGGTTCTGGCGCAATAAGTAGGTATGGAGTTGAGGAGTTTCTAGCGACGGGAGTGTTTATAATGGGTATAGCGAAAACTCGTGACGGAAATTTCAAGAGGGTAATGTTTATAAGAAAAATGCGGTGGAGTCCTGTCCACCCGGGGATTTATGAAATAGAGATTGTCCCAAAAATTGGCGTTGTGGTAAAAGGCCAAGTTAAAGAGCCTCTAGTCCCGGTCACCTACTTACCAACTCTATAATCGCCATTTCACTCTAATTGTCCAATGGACAATTATAATACACATTTCACATGAAGAGCCTATGTCTGACATTAAAAACCCCGCCCAAGAGACTACGGTTATAATATCAGAGGGGTTCGTATCTTCACCACTTGTCATAATATCC includes:
- a CDS encoding molybdenum cofactor biosynthesis protein → MRIVIKYFSVLRDITGKIREELDLKNGTSMSQLIEWFFKTYPKAEVFREELLILVNGRTVDNNYILKDGDEVAFMPPVSGGGKIIQGSLDLNREVADIIGKTALQGGGGVVIFVGYVKGKVNGAWVNTLEYEAYEPYASFKIDEIEKWAREQEGVLDVRIYHVVGSLKPGDTTIYVFVSAINRDIAFKVAREALERVKHEVPIFKLERRDDGEFWVLGDGKRVPRSPQS
- a CDS encoding electron transfer flavoprotein subunit beta/FixA family protein; its protein translation is MKIVVLTKAAVPLSSAIKIDPKTGTLVREGVPLTVNVWDRDAVEFALKLRDRYGGEVIALSMAPPSGIPALESLIGMGVDRAILASDRVFAGADTWATAYVLAKTIEKYIPDYDLVVAGEETIDSTTAHIGAQTASWLGVPYVYYVYDAEVKGRTLIVRRFLEDEGVDEVYEVEMPAVISILKGSQVPREIKLSRKLNARERIQIVSNKELNLEQDCVGLRGSPTMVAGMAPATYPPRKKVVIQGEPREVVKKIIEILKQEGVL
- a CDS encoding ferredoxin family protein → MSLKYFTIEERLNANAWDVDIHRPHIKIKDLEQCRKCEKKPCTYMCPAKCYVQQGDYVVLSTEACVECGTCRVVCPYNNIEWNYPRSGMGIWYRFT
- a CDS encoding FAD-dependent oxidoreductase, translated to MKFDVAIVGAGPAGLAAAYKLASAGFKVVVLERGREPGAKELYGGRIYAYWLDKYLPEFRKDAPVDRWVRKERVTFLTDDKALTLEFSIVEKEKTSFIVPLVSFVSWMAKLAQNAGAKIVTEITVDRLVKDDKGRFIGVQSGSDTLHADYVIDAEGVNRLLLERAGIVRKLEPEVVAVGVKEVLKFENKKTLEERLGLGEDEGLAWAIAGYPTEYLPGGGFIYTYKDSLALGVVVYLRNWSKLKTPVYDLAERLRLHPYIAPLVKGATLQEYGGHMTPVAGINMPPPRLYYDGLLIVGDAAGFLLHTGVLIRGVDFAIASGVLAAEAIREARSPSAEDLSIYEKKLRNSFILPQLEKYRKADRLLSDETLFRDLTLLSTETAHKYFNVDENHRTLFEALRDASKKTKVNLVKLMINMLRMAKSL
- a CDS encoding ATPase domain-containing protein; its protein translation is MGESHLYYETTPTGIEGLDVTIGGGFIRGRTYLISGETGTAKTLTALTFLIQGALKYGEPGIYISVDETYEQFVEGARRFGWDIEELRAKGLIEVLVPEMDIVERIREKDPTAIAKSLVASIREYVVALNAQRLVIDPIAPLVSLDKDVQVLREYIRVLVMSIEREIGTTNIITTEIPSGSGAISRYGVEEFLATGVFIMGIAKTRDGNFKRVMFIRKMRWSPVHPGIYEIEIVPKIGVVVKGQVKEPLVPVTYLPTL